In Methylocystis echinoides, one genomic interval encodes:
- a CDS encoding NAD(P)H-dependent oxidoreductase — MSRKRLLIIAHAPSPNTSAMRDALLDGARSPEIEGVDARALSPFATAPEDVVAADGVLLLTPENLGYMSGALKDFFDRCYYPCFERTQGLPYALCIRAGSDGTGTRRGVETIATGLRWRAVQEPLICRGAWRAEFLDQCRELGTLMAAGLEAGVF; from the coding sequence GTGAGCCGCAAGCGCCTTCTCATCATTGCGCATGCGCCCTCGCCAAATACGTCAGCGATGCGCGACGCGCTGCTCGACGGCGCGCGCTCGCCCGAGATCGAGGGGGTCGACGCGCGCGCGCTGAGCCCCTTCGCGACCGCGCCGGAGGACGTCGTCGCGGCCGACGGCGTCCTTCTGCTGACGCCGGAAAATCTCGGTTACATGAGCGGCGCGCTGAAAGACTTCTTCGACCGTTGCTACTATCCTTGCTTCGAGCGCACGCAGGGTCTGCCCTATGCGCTCTGCATTCGCGCCGGAAGCGACGGAACCGGCACGCGGCGCGGCGTCGAGACGATCGCGACCGGTCTTCGCTGGCGCGCCGTACAGGAGCCCCTGATCTGCCGCGGGGCGTGGCGGGCGGAATTTCTCGACCAATGCCGGGAGCTTGGGACGCTGATGGCGGCCGGGCTGGAGGCAGGGGTGTTTTAG
- a CDS encoding carbamoyltransferase: MLILGVSAFYHDSAAALLRDGEIVAAAQEERFTRVKHDSAFPENAVRYCLEAAGASGADVDHVVFYEKPFVKFERLLETYLAFAPKGFESFRKAMPLWIGEKIFQKDILLEAFGRVDPALAQADKLLFSEHHFSHAASAFYPSPFDRALVLTMDGVGEWTTTSVALGNGANLEIVKEIHFPHSLGLLYSALTYYTGFKVNSGEYKVMGLAPYGEPKYAKLMLHELIDVKADGSFRLNLDYFDYCTALKMTNDKFDQLFGAPARKPDERLEQRHMDLAASVQAVTEDVVLRLTRALAEETGEKNLCLAGGVALNCVANGKVLRDNAFDDIFIQPAAGDAGGALGAALAAHYHQKEQPRRVTPGKDAMKGSYLGPSYAQSDIENRLRSVGARFTVVDDAGVIEETAQALIAGQAVGWHQGRMEFGPRALGGRSILGDPRSPTMQKALNLKVKFRESFRPFAPSVLRERVSDWFEIDCDSPYMLLVANVKADHCRAMSAEEQSLFGIDKLNVPRSDIPAVTHVDYSARIQTVHADTNPRYHQLLTRFEQLTGCPVLINTSFNVRGEPIVSTPEDAFRCFMGSDIEFLTVGNCILRKADQDPSLALDYKNAFELD; encoded by the coding sequence ATGCTCATCCTCGGCGTCTCGGCCTTCTATCATGATAGCGCCGCCGCGCTTTTGCGCGATGGCGAGATCGTCGCTGCGGCGCAGGAGGAGCGCTTTACGCGCGTCAAACACGACTCCGCCTTTCCGGAGAACGCCGTTCGCTACTGCCTCGAGGCGGCGGGCGCGAGCGGCGCCGACGTCGATCACGTCGTCTTCTACGAGAAGCCCTTCGTGAAATTCGAACGGCTTCTGGAAACCTATCTCGCCTTTGCGCCAAAAGGCTTCGAGTCTTTTCGCAAGGCGATGCCGCTGTGGATCGGCGAAAAAATCTTTCAAAAGGATATTCTGCTGGAAGCGTTCGGCCGCGTCGATCCGGCGCTCGCGCAGGCCGACAAGCTGCTCTTTTCGGAGCATCACTTCTCGCATGCGGCGTCCGCTTTTTATCCTTCGCCCTTCGACCGCGCCCTTGTTCTCACCATGGACGGCGTCGGCGAATGGACAACGACCTCGGTCGCGCTCGGCAATGGCGCAAATCTGGAAATCGTCAAGGAAATCCACTTCCCGCATTCGCTCGGGCTGCTTTATTCGGCGCTGACCTATTACACAGGGTTCAAGGTCAACTCCGGCGAATATAAAGTGATGGGCCTCGCGCCCTATGGCGAGCCCAAATACGCCAAATTGATGCTCCACGAATTGATCGACGTGAAGGCGGACGGCTCGTTCCGCCTCAACCTCGATTATTTCGACTACTGCACCGCGTTGAAGATGACGAACGACAAGTTCGACCAGCTCTTCGGCGCGCCGGCGCGCAAGCCCGACGAGCGGCTCGAGCAGCGCCACATGGATCTCGCCGCCTCCGTGCAGGCGGTGACAGAAGACGTCGTGCTGCGCCTGACGCGCGCGCTTGCCGAGGAAACGGGCGAGAAGAACCTCTGCCTCGCCGGCGGCGTCGCGCTCAATTGCGTGGCTAATGGCAAAGTGCTGCGCGACAACGCCTTCGACGATATTTTCATTCAGCCCGCCGCTGGCGACGCCGGCGGCGCGCTCGGCGCCGCGCTCGCGGCCCATTATCACCAGAAGGAGCAGCCGCGCCGCGTCACGCCCGGCAAGGACGCGATGAAGGGCTCCTATCTCGGTCCGTCATACGCACAATCAGACATTGAGAATCGCCTGCGCTCGGTTGGCGCCCGCTTCACCGTCGTCGACGACGCCGGCGTGATTGAAGAGACCGCGCAGGCGCTCATCGCCGGACAGGCCGTGGGCTGGCATCAGGGCCGCATGGAATTTGGTCCGCGTGCGCTCGGCGGCCGCTCGATCTTGGGCGACCCGCGCTCGCCGACCATGCAGAAAGCGCTCAATCTCAAGGTCAAATTCCGCGAGAGCTTCCGTCCCTTCGCGCCGTCCGTGCTGCGCGAACGGGTCTCGGACTGGTTCGAGATCGACTGCGACTCGCCCTATATGCTGCTCGTCGCCAATGTTAAGGCCGACCACTGCCGCGCCATGTCGGCCGAGGAGCAGTCGCTCTTTGGCATCGACAAGCTCAATGTGCCGCGCTCCGACATTCCGGCGGTGACGCATGTCGATTATTCCGCGCGCATCCAGACGGTCCACGCCGACACGAACCCGCGTTATCACCAATTGCTGACGCGTTTCGAACAGCTGACCGGTTGCCCGGTGCTGATCAATACGAGCTTCAACGTGCGCGGCGAGCCGATCGTGTCGACGCCCGAAGACGCCTTCCGCTGTTTCATGGGTTCGGACATCGAGTTCCTTACCGTCGGCAATTGCATCCTGCGCAAAGCCGATCAGGACCCGTCGCTGGCGCTCGACTACAAGAACGCGTTCGAGCTGGATTGA
- a CDS encoding DUF5989 family protein — MSSFLKEFLAYLRTRKKFWLVPLFVLFLLFGALFFLGQGSVVAPFIYTLF; from the coding sequence ATGTCGTCGTTCTTGAAGGAATTCCTGGCCTATCTGCGCACGCGCAAGAAGTTCTGGCTGGTGCCGCTGTTCGTGCTGTTCCTGCTGTTTGGCGCGCTGTTCTTCCTTGGACAGGGCTCCGTCGTCGCGCCCTTCATCTACACGCTGTTCTAA
- the argC gene encoding N-acetyl-gamma-glutamyl-phosphate reductase, which produces MASRIFIDGDAGTTGLEIRERLASRADIEIVAIPAEKRKDVEAKRALLATVDVAILCLPDDAAKETVALCDALGPKAPRILDASTAHRVAPGWVYGFPELCAGQAVAIAKAPRVANVGCYATGAIALLRPLVDAGLIAPDQALAINAVSGYSGGGRQMIEAYEKGAAPAFELYALGLDHKHLPEITAYARLATRPLFVPSVGNFRQGMLVSIPLHLDALPGKPRAADLDAAYRRHYAGAPHVRVMEPPSGGRIDALALNGSDDMELFVVANEARRHTVLVARLDNLGKGASGAAVQNLDLMIGA; this is translated from the coding sequence ATGGCGAGCAGGATCTTCATCGACGGCGACGCGGGCACGACGGGCCTCGAAATTCGCGAGCGCCTCGCCAGCCGCGCTGACATCGAGATCGTCGCTATCCCTGCGGAAAAGCGCAAGGATGTCGAGGCCAAGCGCGCGCTGCTGGCGACCGTGGACGTCGCCATCCTCTGCCTGCCGGACGACGCCGCAAAAGAGACGGTCGCGCTGTGCGACGCCCTCGGGCCTAAAGCCCCACGCATCCTCGACGCTTCGACTGCGCATCGCGTCGCGCCCGGCTGGGTCTACGGCTTTCCGGAGCTCTGCGCCGGCCAGGCGGTGGCGATCGCCAAAGCCCCCCGCGTCGCCAATGTCGGCTGCTACGCCACAGGCGCGATCGCCCTGCTGCGCCCGCTCGTCGACGCCGGGCTGATCGCCCCCGACCAAGCCCTCGCCATCAACGCCGTCTCCGGCTATTCGGGCGGCGGCCGGCAGATGATCGAGGCCTATGAGAAAGGCGCGGCCCCTGCCTTCGAGCTTTACGCTTTGGGGCTCGACCACAAGCATCTGCCGGAAATCACGGCCTATGCCAGGCTCGCCACGCGGCCGCTGTTCGTGCCCTCGGTCGGCAATTTCCGGCAAGGCATGCTGGTCTCGATCCCGCTCCACCTCGACGCTCTGCCCGGCAAGCCCAGGGCCGCCGATCTGGACGCCGCCTATCGCCGCCATTACGCCGGCGCGCCGCATGTGCGCGTCATGGAGCCGCCCTCGGGCGGCCGCATCGACGCCCTTGCGCTGAATGGCTCGGACGACATGGAGCTGTTCGTCGTCGCCAATGAGGCGCGCCGCCACACCGTGCTGGTGGCTCGGCTCGACAATCTCGGCAAGGGCGCGTCGGGCGCCGCGGTTCAAAATTTGGATCTGATGATCGGGGCTTGA
- a CDS encoding SxtJ family membrane protein encodes MAGHETLKSNRKVELGSNRNFGLVFSGVFAFLAFWPLIRHGESIRLWALGLSAVFLGLALFADHLLTPLNKLWFRFGLLLHSVVAPLVMGLLFYGAVTPVAFVLRLSGKDILRLSRSDEKSYWLERTPPGPAKNSMGQQF; translated from the coding sequence ATGGCCGGTCACGAGACTCTCAAATCCAACCGCAAAGTCGAATTGGGGTCGAACAGGAATTTCGGCCTCGTCTTTTCCGGCGTTTTTGCCTTTCTGGCGTTTTGGCCGCTGATTCGCCATGGCGAAAGCATCCGGCTTTGGGCGTTGGGCCTCTCGGCCGTTTTCCTCGGCCTGGCGCTCTTTGCCGACCATCTGCTGACGCCGCTCAACAAGCTCTGGTTCCGTTTTGGGCTCCTGCTCCATTCGGTCGTCGCGCCGCTGGTCATGGGGCTCTTGTTCTACGGCGCCGTCACGCCGGTCGCTTTCGTGCTGCGCCTTTCGGGCAAGGACATTCTGCGGCTCTCCCGCAGCGACGAGAAAAGCTACTGGCTCGAGCGCACCCCGCCGGGCCCGGCGAAAAATTCGATGGGCCAGCAATTCTAA